Proteins from a single region of Verrucomicrobiota bacterium:
- the ssuD gene encoding FMNH2-dependent alkanesulfonate monooxygenase, producing MKLLWFIPTFGDGRYLASARGARESDLGYVRQIAQAVDELGYYGALLPTGRTCDDPWIVAASLIPLTRQMRFLVAIRPGLMSPTLTARMVATFDRYSGGRLLLNVVTGGDPVELAGDGLLLKHEERYALTAEFLSIFRRVLAGEAVEHTGRHLEVHDARLYRPGVQKPYPELWFGGSSAAGHEVASEHVDVYLTWGEPPADVAAKVAEVQALAAARGRTLRFGLRVHVIVRETEKEAWAAADDLIRYVTDESIAAAQKSFARFDSVGQRRMAELHGGRRDRLEISPNLWAGVGLVRGGAGTALVGDPATVAARLQEYAALGVDTFILSGYPHLEEAYRVAELLFPLLGDPAGAPAASDSYVGPFGDLGVAGAKGATA from the coding sequence ATGAAACTTTTATGGTTCATCCCTACGTTTGGCGACGGGCGTTACCTGGCATCGGCCCGCGGCGCTCGTGAATCCGACCTCGGTTACGTGCGCCAGATTGCCCAGGCTGTCGACGAACTGGGCTACTACGGCGCGCTGCTGCCTACCGGGCGAACTTGCGACGACCCCTGGATCGTTGCGGCGTCCCTCATCCCGCTCACCCGGCAGATGCGCTTCCTGGTGGCCATCCGGCCGGGATTGATGTCGCCGACGCTGACCGCGCGCATGGTCGCCACCTTTGATCGTTATTCCGGCGGGCGGCTGCTCTTGAACGTTGTCACGGGCGGAGACCCGGTTGAACTGGCCGGTGACGGCTTGCTGCTCAAGCACGAGGAACGTTACGCGCTGACGGCTGAATTTCTATCCATCTTCCGCCGGGTACTGGCCGGCGAAGCCGTCGAGCACACCGGCCGGCACCTGGAGGTACACGATGCGCGCCTTTACCGGCCCGGGGTGCAAAAGCCATACCCGGAGCTCTGGTTTGGCGGTTCTTCGGCCGCCGGTCACGAGGTGGCGTCCGAACACGTCGACGTCTACCTGACCTGGGGCGAACCGCCCGCCGACGTTGCCGCCAAGGTGGCTGAAGTGCAGGCCCTGGCCGCCGCACGGGGACGCACTTTGCGTTTTGGTTTGCGGGTCCACGTGATCGTGCGCGAAACCGAAAAGGAGGCGTGGGCCGCCGCCGATGATCTTATCCGCTACGTGACCGACGAAAGCATCGCCGCGGCGCAGAAAAGTTTTGCCCGGTTCGATTCGGTGGGCCAGCGGCGCATGGCGGAGTTGCACGGCGGCCGGCGCGACCGCCTGGAAATCAGCCCCAACCTGTGGGCCGGGGTCGGGTTGGTGCGCGGCGGGGCAGGCACGGCCCTGGTGGGTGATCCGGCCACGGTGGCCGCGCGGCTGCAGGAGTACGCGGCGCTGGGCGTCGACACTTTCATTTTATCGGGCTACCCGCATCTGGAAGAGGCGTATCGGGTGGCGGAGTTGCTGTTTCCGTTGTTGGGGGATCCCGCGGGTGCCCCGGCGGCCAGCGATTCCTACGTCGGGCCCTTTGGTGACCTCGGCGTTGCGGGGGCAAAGGGCGCGACGGCCTGA
- a CDS encoding sulfonate ABC transporter substrate-binding protein, producing MPASCRSRALARSGPALGVEPAGDKTVKPFSIRNARLPGVCGAVALFLILIVAGSAVANDPAVIRIGYQKYGTFNVVRAHGDLDRALSQSGKKIQWLLFSAGPQLLEALNAGSIEVGNTGEAPPIFAQAANPALVYLGNQPPFPEGEALIVPKSSAINSVAALKGKRVVLNKGSNVHYFLVKALERAGLRYTDVQPAFLPPPEARAAFESGRVDAWAIWEPFLTAAERATGAKVLTTGKDLAPNREFFLSTRGFIEKNPDFLPALAAAVNGAGQWVADKPSEVAAYLAKEVGMDAPVLETIIQREPWGFRPVDAGVVADQQAIADLFFSLKLIPKPVRVADAVVAAPSGTASSNPR from the coding sequence ATGCCTGCGTCCTGCCGATCCCGTGCCCTCGCGCGCTCCGGCCCGGCCCTTGGGGTTGAGCCGGCGGGCGATAAAACCGTGAAGCCGTTTTCTATCCGGAATGCACGCCTGCCCGGAGTCTGTGGCGCCGTGGCCCTGTTTTTAATTCTGATCGTGGCCGGAAGCGCCGTTGCGAACGATCCGGCCGTTATCCGCATCGGCTATCAAAAGTACGGCACCTTCAACGTCGTACGGGCCCATGGAGACCTCGACCGCGCCTTGAGCCAAAGCGGCAAAAAGATCCAGTGGCTGCTTTTTTCAGCCGGCCCGCAACTGCTTGAGGCCCTTAATGCCGGCAGCATCGAGGTGGGCAATACCGGCGAAGCTCCACCCATCTTTGCTCAAGCAGCCAACCCTGCCCTGGTTTACCTTGGCAATCAGCCGCCCTTTCCGGAAGGTGAGGCGCTGATCGTGCCCAAATCGTCCGCCATCAACTCGGTGGCTGCACTCAAAGGTAAAAGGGTGGTGCTCAACAAGGGATCCAACGTTCACTATTTTCTGGTCAAAGCCTTGGAACGGGCCGGACTGCGGTATACGGACGTGCAGCCCGCATTTTTGCCCCCGCCTGAAGCCCGGGCGGCCTTCGAAAGCGGCCGCGTCGACGCCTGGGCGATTTGGGAGCCGTTTTTGACCGCCGCAGAGCGGGCCACTGGGGCCAAAGTTCTCACGACCGGCAAAGACCTGGCCCCGAACCGGGAATTTTTCCTCTCGACCCGAGGGTTCATCGAGAAAAATCCGGACTTTTTGCCGGCCTTGGCGGCTGCGGTGAACGGCGCCGGCCAATGGGTCGCGGACAAGCCGTCCGAAGTGGCCGCCTATCTCGCGAAGGAAGTGGGCATGGACGCGCCGGTCCTGGAAACCATCATCCAGCGGGAGCCATGGGGCTTCCGGCCAGTCGATGCCGGAGTCGTGGCCGACCAGCAAGCGATTGCCGACCTGTTTTTTTCGCTGAAACTGATTCCCAAACCGGTCCGGGTGGCCGATGCCGTTGTAGCGGCGCCCTCCGGTACGGCCTCTTCCAACCCGCGATGA